The genome window TGACAGTGCGGAGATCGCTGGTTCGAATCCGGCGCGGCCCACCATTCCTTTTCGGAACCAGCACTGACGGGTATAGAATACAAGTTGTATGATATTCTAAGAGTTGAATCACGGCTCCATATCTGAATCTACTTGTGGGAATGGAGAGCAGTTCTGAAATAATATCAAATAATCAGAAATACATGCCAGAGCGCATCGGATACCGTTTTTCGAAGGTTTTCCGTGCTTGCTTCTCCAGCCTGCTTTGAACCTTTGAAATACTGGTGTTCATGGATTCGAAATTTGGCCTTCGCAGGACCGGTCCACTGAGAAGGTGCTCTGCTTTCGTCTTTTCAAGGTCAGGAGGAGCGATTGGAGATCGCTTCAGTATGGACTCAAGACTTGTCCTAGAGCTTTCTGGGTCACGCAGGGATTCGAGAATGTTACTCATATCAGTTTCAGTGATTGGCCGCAGGCCGAACTCCGGAATGGATTCGGCAGGGGGAAGGTTCCTGTCGGGATTGGGAATTTCCAGACCCGCTCCTGTGAACTTGTTCGGGCCCAAAGAGATAAGCTTCAATTGAAAAGCAGTTGATGGCCCGCGAATCAGCATGTCTCCTCGTGGAGTACTCAGTACTCTCCAGCCTCGTGGTTTCTCGGAGTACTGTTTCATGATTTGAGGTACTAGCTCTTCAACGGGTTTCGTTTCATCGGAAGTCATTTCAGTTTGTTATTCTATTCGGAACTGATAATATTAATGGTGGGGCACTTCGACTGTAGAGGGGTACGTGACAATCCAATATGATTAAGATTTGGCCACAGCAAGTCGTTTCCAGCTGTGTTGTGGAGTTTCGACAGTACCTTTGATGAGATTATATTCAGCCTGGAGATGTTCCAGCATCGATCGCATGCGTCTATCCGCTTCGCTAGTCTGTTCATCCCAGCCAGTCGATCCTGACATCAAATCGCCATATTCGAACACATACTTGAAGGTCACAGGAAGACCATCCATCTCAACACCGACTGCATGAAGGATAAGACGGCGCAAACGCTTAGAATCATCGAGAAACGGACTGTCGAAGTATTCTGTGCGGTATGTAACAACAGCTGCTTTGTTTGCAAACTCTTTGAAATCCTCGTAACATTCCAGTAATACTGGGGCCATGACCCTAGGTTCTTTCGTATTCATTTTATTCACCAATTCCGATATGCCCCTCACCCCTCCATTTCCCATGGAGGGTTACGGGACGGGTTATGTCTTTGGAGGCTACAATGCCTCACCATGTACTACATATACATAACTACATATAAACATATCTATTTTATTATTTAATTCGATAGTTACCTTATATATACATTCAATTAGAACACGTGTTCTAATAAAACAACAGAAATGGGAAGTTAGGACGGAGATGAAAACCTTTCTTCAGAACGTGGAGCACAGACGCCTGATGCTCTCGATTTGACCGGCCTTTCTGGTAGCGAAGTACTCGAAGAGACGGGAAACAACTTCTGATTTGCTTCTCACAGCAAGAGAAAGAAAGAAGTTGTATCCCTTTACTTCTTGCTCTAACGCGCGGTTACAGACGTAAAGTCGCGGATCGGTTTCAGCTCGCTGTGGATCAAAGGGGGTAAGATTGGGTTCAGCGATATCATCGGTAGATTCAAGGGATTCGAGTTCCTCCACGATGCCTGTTGCAAGCATATCCTCGATACGGTCAATGAGCTCTTCCTCCGCTTCGGCCAACACAAGAAGCAGGGCCTTGACTCTTGTTGTCTTAACTTCATCAGCAGCTCGTTGATAGTAATCAAAGTGATTCAGGGCTGTTGCTAATGCCACGCGCAGCATGTGATCGATAGTCTTCTGAGAGCTCATATGAACAGCAGTATACTATCATAGCATAAGAAAGGACTTTCGGTTTTAGTGCAGTATTGGTGAATCGTTCATTCAGCTTACAAATACTCCAGTATTGTGTGATATTCGTCCTCATTCATCAGTTCTTTAATCATTGGTAGCCCCTCGTCGATCAATCGGATGAGTGAATGAAGGTGAATGCCCTCACTACCAGCTTTTTCCTCGGCACCTTGCTGTCTATCAACAATGACAGCTACATGCTCACAACGAATATTTTCCAGTTCGCGCCGTTCGATTTCTACTTGAATCTGTGCTTGAGCAAGTAGTTTGCTTTCCATACCAGTAACAAGGTCGTCAACAATGCACAAAGAATCACCAGACTCAATAACTCCTTCCACTAGGGAGTGTTGACCATACTCTGATAGATGCTCCTCCAAATCATCTTGGTTTCGAACCCCTAGTACTTTCCGGGTATGGCAAGCAGGAATATCCGAAACCATGGAGATAGCAGTTGCAATAGGTATACCGGCAAATGCAATACCTACGACTCTGTCGATCTCAGGCTTCTCCTGCTCAATCATGAATTTCATGGCTTCCCCAACCAGTTGGAGGGTGTTGGGATATGAGCTGAGTATGCGGAGCTGAATGTAGAATGGACTCCACATTCCAGAGACGAGCTCCCAGCCATCGGATTTGTCCCGTACAGAGGTCAGGAGCATCCGATTCTCGTAGATATCTTCCATAATTCGCCTCTTCATCGAATCGTAGGATCTTACATCAGAGGGCAAGCAGACCACCGAGGCTTCAGAATCCACTCCTCTATTAACTATGACTGCAGCAGACGAGCCCCTAAAACTATCACAAGAGGGGGGTTATGTTCGCCCTGTGAAGATGAATTTGAGTGTGCTGTTTACTCGAATAAAACGAGTTGTAAAGGTGATTGTGATAGCAGTTGCAGATATGAACCGAATAAACCAGCCTAGTGGTTCAATAGGGATGAGCCATCCAAGTAGCATTCCTGCAAGCATGATAACAGGGGTTACGAGATAGAAAACCAATGGATGTGCTTCATATACCTCCTGAGAGTGTCTTCCGATCCGCAGAAGAAGGCGGCGGATAGTCTCAGACGCTTCCAAGGCCATGTTGGTTGCGAGCGTCACCATAACTGTTCCTAGTGTGCCTGTTGCCAAGTACAGCCATAAACTGCTCCCATAGTTATCCATGGCCAAATCTACAAATCCATTCATTCGAGAAAGGAAAATAAGCAGCGAAGTCCCAGCCAAAAGGGCGAGTGCATCAAGGGTGGTGGATCCAAAGGACCATGCATCAAGCTGACGAAAATGTCTCGCCTCATTACCTATGATGATAAACGCAGTAGAGATAAGAATCGCATTAAGATGCCATGGAACCAGCATTGGGTCGAACAATGCTTTCAGAAAACTTGCTCCGTAGAATAGAACCCCTACAAGCATCCACCTGAATGATCTTGGTAAATCTTTTGTCACGTAGTCCAAACCAACAAACAGGACCATTCCGAAATATAGCACAGGCAAGAACCACAGGTGTAGAGTTAATTTCGGAGGGCCACTGCCATAGATAAACCAGAATCCCAACTCAGCCAGTGTGATAGGAAATTCTAAAACTGAAGAGAATGGTACGAATAAAAGGAGTACAACGCCATACAAGCAGAAGTATGGGACAAGTAGCTGTTTCGCTCGTGTTTTCAGAAAGCGCTTTACATTGCTACGGTGTTTATCGACATTGTGTGTGACACCGGAGAATATGAAGAACAGTGGAATAACAAAACTGCTCACATGCAAGGTGATAGGATTGATGTTTGGAATGATGCTGTGAACTAGGATAACAAGCATAACACCAATGCCGCGGGTGGCATCTATCCAATCCATCCGTCCGTGTTTTGGTTTTGCAGAATCGTTATTCGAGGTCGACATATGTACTTCAAACTTAAAATCTAGACACTACTTATTATCCTAATGCATACCGACATGACAGAAACGAGATAGTCTCATCCATAGGAGAGATCCAACCACCCGTTTGCCAAGCTTTTTATTTTATTCCGACGCGCAATTCTCTCGGAATCATCAGTATGAAGCCTTCACTCGAGGTGGTTTCGGGGAAGGCTTATAATCCGTCGAAAGACGACAGCTGGTGATGAATGGTCCATCAGAAGAAAAATGCGCTCGTTGTCTAGTGGCTATGATGGATCCCTGCCACGGATCCGGCCCGGGTTCAACTCCCGGCGAGCGCACCATTTTCCTTTTTGGCGGCATATAGTAAAGCAAGTAAGATGATACGACACCATGTAAAATGTCATCTCTAGGAGATATGAAAACCGCTACACCCGTCATA of Candidatus Thorarchaeota archaeon contains these proteins:
- a CDS encoding acyltransferase, producing MSTSNNDSAKPKHGRMDWIDATRGIGVMLVILVHSIIPNINPITLHVSSFVIPLFFIFSGVTHNVDKHRSNVKRFLKTRAKQLLVPYFCLYGVVLLLFVPFSSVLEFPITLAELGFWFIYGSGPPKLTLHLWFLPVLYFGMVLFVGLDYVTKDLPRSFRWMLVGVLFYGASFLKALFDPMLVPWHLNAILISTAFIIIGNEARHFRQLDAWSFGSTTLDALALLAGTSLLIFLSRMNGFVDLAMDNYGSSLWLYLATGTLGTVMVTLATNMALEASETIRRLLLRIGRHSQEVYEAHPLVFYLVTPVIMLAGMLLGWLIPIEPLGWFIRFISATAITITFTTRFIRVNSTLKFIFTGRT